Part of the Zingiber officinale cultivar Zhangliang chromosome 6A, Zo_v1.1, whole genome shotgun sequence genome, GCGATGAAGATTTAGTTGTGAATGTCACGTGCGTCACCCACGTTTTGTGAACTGAGTTAGATCTAACATTAGTTGGAACAATAACGGCACGCTAGCATGTTACTGGTTAATTGGCCATAATTACTGGTAACCAATTGTCAGACGGATCGATTCGTGGCGGTGTGGATCAATCCATGATAGATTAGCCATTTAATGGGATGGAGTGGGCTGATCATTCATCTTGATAGATTAAAAAAATCTTCAATTCAATCCAACTCAAGATGAATTATGAGTTAGACAAGCCAATTAGTGTATCcgtccaaaaataaaataaaataaaataaaataattcgcAGTGGCTTAGGTTGGCCCGTAAGTGGCTTATTCAATTAAGAGAAAATGTCCacgaagaaaaataaatttaacacttTTACTCAAGAAAATGTATGTTAAGAAAGTTTACAATAAAGATGATTATAAACTACTCTAGTAAGAAATTGTGCTATTAATTATAATGAACATGAGAGGAGCGCCAAGAGATctcatggccatcttcttgctccttaggatgttagtccagatgaagagcaccaggctctgataccacttgttaggatcttagatggctagaggggggaggggggtgaatagcctcttaaaaacttaaacacaaatttctacaaataaacttgttagcacagcggaattaggaaactaaaacaaggaggaaacaagcacactaacacaaggatttacgaggttcggggataacttgcccctactcctcggcgtgtccgtaaggtggacgacccctcgatcttcgatagatcgcaccccggaaaaattttggctaaagatcctccttctcggtggagtaacctctccacaaagtctcaagaaatatatatgttaaagcacaagacttacagagctcggtggcaaagaagaatgaactaacgcttacaaccacgcgaggatcagcgaaaacagagaactcacagatcgcagtatcacacccgagagctcaagaacttagcactcctcaacgatcaacagaactttctttttcttacttgcttgttgttctttcctctcgctttttactgcttcttaagcccctatCCTCTGCTGTCAGGGATCGTGGTCaatctgcacagaatcatcgctgcagccaatccctcttcctccttactggttctctgaactcacaccaatgaaatcacagtcttcactggtgtcttctgagctcgaaccaatcaccaggagtcaagcggatcgcagccagatcacacccgtagccgttgatgcctcaaatgcaccatgcgccgcgaatcacagcagaaaggtcatttgtcgtattcctcttatgtacttaatttgaaattaggcttggaatgatacctgtgatcctgcaaactcaaaagctaacaacacagagggttatatgaatcaggcagatcaaatgcagtgaAGGAATCGCATAAACAAAACTGattgtgtgtgtggatcggtcaccagaccgatccatggaccgatcaggacatatcctgatcggtccacagcttgtctgatcggtcgtggagatcgATCAGgctgcaggtggatcggtctccacgaccgatccctgccttcttctcttcgtaataccatctcctgatcggtctgaagaccgatcagattgcactcagtgtgctactgagtgtttcctgatcggtctacagaccgatcagattgcactcggtgtgctactgagtgatccatggaaacttagtttcactggatctgtctgccgaccgatccactgtcttatgtgtcactggatcggtctgccgaccgatccaatgtaccatggaatcattctgacctaatccggagaacaaactacagagccctctccgacttcgtccggtctagagaacgagctaccgagccctctctgacctagtccggagaacgagctaccgagccctctccgacttcgtcaggtccagagaacgagctaccgagccctctctgacctagtccggagaacgagctaccgagccctctccgacttcgtcaggtccagagaacgagctaccgagccctctctgacctagtccagagaacgagctaccgagccctctccgacttcgtcaggtccagagaacgagctacctagccctctctgacctagtccggagaacgagctctctccgacttcgcatgccaagtttccaatttggacttttcccttccacttgatcaaccttgatcattaatcaaaccgagtttaattaacatctgatataaacttaaatccgtgtcaacatcaaaacaacagccaggtcagactgtatcaacaattcttttagtcaagtcaaaattgacctttcctctttctttttcatcaagtcAAAATTGGTCGAGCTCACTTGAGAGTAGTCACGAATGAGCATTTAAGAGGACACTGAGCGATTCTCACCCTGGTCGATAAGGCGAACTTAACCGATCACCATCTTGGTCGCTTAAGCAATCTTCCTTTCGGTTAGGAGGGTTCAAAGTTCTCATCCCAGTTGGTCGAGCTATTCTCATCCCGATCGGCTCAGTTATCCTCGTCCTAGTCAGTTGAGCTATTTTTGTCCCAGCCAGTTGAGCTATCCTCATTTCGATCGGCTAAGCTATCCTCGTCTCGGTCAATTGAGCTATCCTCGTCTCAGTCAGCAAGTTTTGAGCCAATCTATCTTTGACTTCTCCATTCACATAGGCAGATATCTTGACTTGTAAAAAACACGTGGAGGCTCTATCATTCCTTCACATCACAAGTCTTCCCATCAAGTCAGTTGAAGGAGATACCAAGTCTGACTAACTAGATGAGTGAAAAGTAACCATTGATTACTTTATTAATGTCATGTGGATAGTGAAAATCTTCGACATTTAATTAGGAGCATGCTTCAAATAATTGAGAGAGAATACACATTAAATGCGGCGTATTATATCCTTTATGAGGCGTGATGCATAATTAATGCTTCCATGAAATCATAAGTATTGGGCCGAGAATGGGGCTACCGTTGTTCGCCTTTTACCAAGGTCACGTCAGATAAAAGGATTGAATTAGTCGATCACTTTTGACTAGGGTAATGATGGCCAAAGTTTTACCATGAGTTTGGCGATAGATCTAACGGTAGGAAAGCAATCCTGCCTTTTGTCGATCTTCGATCTAGCGACTGCGGTTCAATAAGTGAAGCTATAAATCAAGGTGATGAGGAGCAAGCGCCACCTTCTCTATGCAATCATCTTCAACCCTCCTTCGTGCCTTGGCAGCTGCTGTTGTGTTCTACTACTTGGTTGCCTTAGAATTCTGCCTCCATCCGTAAGTTCGTTTGAGTTTCTTACTTTCTTGTCATTTTCTTGATGGTCGATAACCCTTTGATTTCTCCTTTGTATGAATGAACTCACTTTTCGTTGATCGTAGAACACCACCTTGAGATGCAGCTATCCTATGACATCTCACCGGATTTCCATATTCGTATACATAGGCCAAATGCCTTATATGCCCCCACCGGGCTATTAACTTTCTTCTCTGATCCATTAGACGACGATCTCCATTTTCCTGTCCCCAAGCTTTATAGGGATGTGTCAGAATATTTCTACATATCTCTCCATCAATTAGCCCCTAATGCTTTAAGGATTATGAGTGGGGTGGCAGTAATCTTGAAGTTGTATCAAACCCTTGACTTCTattttctttcattatttttaccaTCCCAAGAGAGCAAAGTTAAGTGTTTTCCACTTCATGGTTTAGTTTGGTTGTCATTTCTTAGATAGGTTTCCTTCGTCTCACAAGGGGTGGAAAAATCAATTTTTCTACTTAAAGCCGCCGACCTCCTTTAGTTTCCCGACTGGATGGCAAGTAGACCTACCGGACCCACCACCGCTTGGTTGATATAGGAAGGACCCAGTGTACTTGAGGGCCCTGGAGCTGTTAAGCGACATGTGCTTTAATGCAACTAGGATAGCCAGGATGAGGGCTTGCTATACCAAGCTCGACAAAGCCCAAATGTCGCCGACATAGAGATGTTGTTCGGTAAGTTTCATACTACCTTCTACATTTGTGAAGACTAACTTGTGTTTTTTATTTAATGCATACGTCACCATATTGAACATTTCGATGTGCAAGCAAATGAAGCAGGATCGGGTGGCTCTTCAAGCTCTTCTGACACCAAAAGTTTTAGAAGATAACCCCAATGTCACATAGAGTGAGTCTGAGTTGCCCCATTATATTCTCGCTCCCCTATGGGCACTGGGTTCAAAGCACCCTCTGGTCGATCGAAGAAAGTTGGAAAAGGTTCCTCCGATCGCCTTGTCGTACTCAGGGAGGCGACGCCTCCTCTCCCTCGGGCGGCCATTGCGGCTAAAGTCCGACCCGTAGGATCCCTATCCCCAATCGAGGAGATAGCCGAAGAAATTCAAGGGATGCCTCTAGCCCTTAGCCCTTGAGTTACTTCTCTGCAAAGAAACATAAGCGCATGACTTCCCTTGCCATAGAGGTGTGATGCTCCCGTTGGCTTTCCCAAGCATGTCAGTGAGCCAAAAAACTTATTGACCGTGCCCCTATGTCGAGTGCCTCAATTAGATTGTAACAAGAAATACCAATCCCTCCAGCAAAACCTACGTCTGAGGCACCACCAACCACCATTGCTATAAGGGTACTGGTTGGGACCCGCTGTGAGGCCGAGAAAAAATGTCGAGCCAACTTAATGGCTCTTATAAAGGAAGGTGGGTACTCCGAGGAGCTGAGGGGTTTAGACACGCTCGAGGTCAGCGGCCGAGCAAATGCCTCCATAATAAAGGTATATATTTAGAATGAACGATAATGGATTGTGTTGTTTATTAACACTAATCGTGGATGTTTCATAGTTATGGTCAAAGCATTTAGAAGTCCACAATCGCGTGCCACATCTAGTGTGGCAAATTTGGCCACTAAAAAAAGTGAATTGAAGAGTTGGAAACCCAACTAACCATACCCTCCTGATCCATAACAGAGGGGAGAGCCAAGACAGCTCGACAATGAGAGGAGTGCCAACTGTAGACAAGTTTGTCAGTTTGTCTTTGAGGAGAACTAGAAGCAGCTTTGACTAATGTCAAGTATGTGGAAACCAAGCTGGAAGAGCTGCAAATGTGACTTGCACCACTAGAGGCAGAACAAGCTCGCTTAACTACCCAGGTGTCGGAGTTTCATATTAGCCACCAAGAGGAGCAAATCACTGGTCTAGGCATATTAACGACCGAATTACAGGCGTGGTTGACCCGGACAGTAGAGGGTGCTTATCACCGGATCACCTATAATATTGATTCTTatttaacctatggtgtgagaatttttacatatttaatattatatccaagttttcatggagatgtagcggtctgaTCTTTACCGATTCGTTACAGTCGGACCGTGCAACACAAACTCTTGTATATTTGGTACTATACGcgagttttggagatgtaacGGTTCTTACCAAAATATTACAGTCGGGACCCTGCAATGTGTTCCTTCTAGGGAACAATGTaacattattataataatttaatatttatcacAGTTTTAACACTGGCTAACAACGTAATGCAATCCTCTTTTTTTATCTGGGCTTGGGGCCGACCATGACTGGGCGGAGTTAACTaagctaatttaattttaattaatattaaagtaatttttttatttaaaatgattttaattaaaactatcaGACTGTTTTGAGTTTTAATATTGTATTGACTAAAATTGGTataacaattttaaaataaaaattaatattttaaataaattatttattttaatattttaatttgtatattataataataaaagTAAAGGAAGGATGTCCTTTTTGATTTTTATCCCTCTGTCTCCTAGTAAACACCTAATATAAATAAATAGTAAACTGTTAGCCAATCAGTAAATTACTTCGTGAAGAATTGTTATTAATTTCTTTGAAACCAATGAAACGGAAACAAAAGAAATCCAAATCGCAGCGACGGCGCCAACCCTCGTCGAGCGCCGGAGACGACCAGGGCAAAACGAGCGATGAGAAGGAGCACGAAGAAGGCGAGCAAGGTTTCCTCCGATTCGATCTGTGGAGATTTATTAGGTTTTCTCTTTACCTTCTTTATGTGGAGTTCTCGGATCAGGGGCACGTCCAGGAGCGACGGACAAGAAGGCTGAGGAACCCTCGACTAAGTTGGTTGCCTCGGCGGTGTCCTCCATGCCGCCCCCGCCCTCCCGACCACCTCTGCCCTCCCAACCGCCCCCGCCCTCCCAGCCGCCTCCGCCCTCCCCGCCCAAGGTTCTTAATCTTCTCATTGTCTTTCCTTTTCTCGTCTCCTTGATTGTTGATTTCTACAGTCCATTTTGTTCCTGTCGACGTGGAATGTTTCTTATGAGGAATTTTTTTCTTTAcgtgtatttatgttgattgtGGGTTTCGTCAGGATCAATCGGAGGTTGAACTGGAATTGAAGTTTTTGCAATCTCTGGAATTTTATCATCCTGCTCGACTGCTGGGTGAGTTCGTAGTAATCTATCTTCTAATTTTGGCTTTGAGTTTCTTCTTTAAGtatgtttggacttgtttttgtcCTTATTCGTCTCTAAACCAGTAAAAGGTTAAAGCATTGAACTCCTTGCTTTTGCTTGGGAATTATTAATGTGATGATTCAGGGTTGAGTGAAGAATGCATGGTGAGTCCCATTCTTTTGGAAGAAATGCATTACTCTTAGTTGAAAACTCTAAGCTCTTTGTGAGGGAATTATAAAAATCCCCCACAATAGAAGTTAAACATGATGCTTCTtcatatattttgtatatatttataGGAAATACCAGAATTTTGTAATTGCCATGCATTATTTGTTGCATTAAATCTTTCTCTTACCTTTTCTTTTGTATTTGCTGTTCTATAAACTTAGTATTTATGTCCTAATTTCTCATTGTCTACTTTACCTACAAACTTAGCCTTGTTTTCCAGAAATATATTAGAAGCACCCTTAATTTTTGTAACAGTTATCTCCTAATATGATTCAATCTTGGTTCTGGATATTCAGTAATAAGTATAATCTGATTCTTATCAACAATCTTGTATTAATATATAATATGAGAAGATTGGAAAcatataatattaatatataacTTTTGAAACTTTGACAAACTTGGGCAAGGTCGCAAGGATAGTATTAGTGATGTTGGTATAAGTTAAGTCTAATATAGTTAGAATTAACTGCCTTGTTAAGTCTAATATA contains:
- the LOC121994547 gene encoding leiomodin-2-like, which produces MKRKQKKSKSQRRRQPSSSAGDDQGKTSDEKEHEEGEQGARPGATDKKAEEPSTKLVASAVSSMPPPPSRPPLPSQPPPPSQPPPPSPPKDQSEVELELKFLQSLEFYHPARLLGIHRHFVLYGMIEYLQRSSDRQFKAEDVLQLLDRFYNLEAMKPDDEDVEVLKKEVEFSLPESFFSYRKHNRKHK